The following coding sequences lie in one Arachis ipaensis cultivar K30076 chromosome B03, Araip1.1, whole genome shotgun sequence genomic window:
- the LOC107632324 gene encoding uncharacterized protein LOC107632324 codes for MAELQAEVRRLAELSTQNNAGKHEESSSKSSALGNSDPLSITPPKEKLTLDNPFSEEITNFKMPKNFVLPNSLEPYKGIGDPRAHIKKFQSMMFFNGANNEPILCRSFPTYLDGAALLWFSKLSAGSISSFKELARSFINYFAASKIYVHGSDYLSTIKQGQHESLKDCMTRFAKVTIEIPDLSSEVHLHALKSGLCPEKFQETIAVTKPKTLAEFREKAVGQMEIEELREARRINKPTQSKEDYQEDLFESTN; via the coding sequence ATGGCCGAGCTCCAAGCAGAAGTCCGAAGACTTGCCGAGCTCTCCACACAGAATAACGCAGGAAAGCACGAGGAGAGTAGCTCTAAAAGCTCGGCCCTGGGAAACTCAGACCCCTTGAGCATCACCCCGCCAAAGGAAAAGCTGACGCTAGACAACCCCTTCTCCGAAGAAATCACAAACTTCAAGATGCCGAAGAATTTCGTGTTGCCTAACTCCCTGGAGCCTTATAAGGGGATTGGTGACCCCCGAGCTCACattaaaaaatttcaatccaTGATGTTCTTCAACGGCGCTAATAATGAGCCTATACTTTGTCGTTCTTTTCCCACTTACCTTGATGGTGCTGCTTTACTGTGGTTCTCTAAATTATCTGCAGGATCAATTTCTTCCTTTAAAGAGCTGGCGAGGTCTTTCATTAATTACTTCGCCGCATCAAAGATATACGTACACGGATCAGACTACCTCAGCACTATCAAACAAGGACAACACGAGAGCCTGAAGGACTGTATGACACGATTCGCCAAGGTAACTATAGAGATTCCAGACCTCAGTTCCGAGGTCCACCTGCACGCACTTAAAAGCGGCCTCTGTCCTGAAAAATTTCAAGAGACTATAGCCGTGACCAAGCCAAAGACTTTAGCAGAATTTCGAGAAAAAGCAGTTGGACAGATGGAAATAGAAGAGCTTAGAGAAGCTCGGCGGATCAATAAACCAACTCAATCAAAAGAAGATTACCAGGAGGATCTTTTTGAATCAACAAATTGA
- the LOC107629053 gene encoding uncharacterized protein LOC107629053, producing MSPSSRSKSKDKKPTKEAQKASAKPSGSGNGVAGIPASAYNPLLGTFHTLETSAASTSPIHSNGRFRNIDETEGHPIGSVVSGVEYDSVSNNGSWSGESEDHKEKGSNPPVRPETVPGADNDKREKIRQKNERKHQRQKERRAQELHERCSGYLMSRKLESLAQQLVAMGFSHERATMALILNEGRVEESVAWLFEGGEETESQKDKNVGTGNLKIDISEELARLADLETRYDCSKQEVERVVVNCEGDLDKAAESLREMKQNHPSAPPKLEEPGDPLITSNGKQSGVVSPRLQTKPVPPLNQPKKDEKDFNYTKGAATLGVPSESNNRNIQPLKRIQPKSEWAKPQQATTPAADKRWPGAGSNPSVSYSSEPPLQTSPPLSKTEARYMAVGGDFKNLQSSAAREPVIVMQRSQTVNGKQVPATSMSSSPPVSASWYPSNGVEAMRSNGFISHPPTSRSLSPNFLNSNQMYHQLQYHPPQQFVAASSNSVDPQATNRGNNMWNRGGPSSSLAVASSLGLFSGLGSAATSGASSPVDWSTGGSMQFDYTCIDWSLDRNLTSPRSHSLWLGLSPFSKSSASHRYDSNASGVVAQQAMRSVQSKGSIVPMPGFHEGGVASGESSSAGREWSSPFEGKDLFSLPRQFVSSPSL from the coding sequence ATGTCTCCTTCATCCCGATCCAAGTCTAAAGACAAAAAGCCAACCAAGGAAGCTCAGAAGGCTTCTGCAAAGCCATCAGGGTCTGGTAATGGAGTAGCTGGCATTCCAGCAAGTGCATACAACCCATTACTAGGAACGTTTCATACTCTTGAAACCTCAGCAGCATCTACCTCCCCAATACATTCAAATGGTCGATTCCGGAACATAGATGAGACAGAGGGACATCCCATTGGGTCTGTTGTTTCGGGTGTTGAGTATGATTCTGTTTCCAACAATGGTAGTTGGTCCGGTGAGTCTGAAGACCATAAAGAAAAAGGTTCTAATCCCCCTGTTAGACCAGAAACGGTACCGGGAGCTGATAATGATAAGCGAGAGAAAATCCGCCAGAAGAATGAGAGGAAACATCAGCGCCAGAAGGAAAGGCGAGCGCAAGAGTTGCACGAGCGATGTAGTGGTTATCTTATGTCCAGGAAGCTAGAGTCTCTTGCTCAACAGCTTGTGGCAATGGGATTTTCTCATGAACGGGCAACAATGGCATTGATACTGAATGAGGGAAGGGTGGAGGAATCAGTAGCATGGCTGTTTGAAGGTGGTGAAGAAACAGAAAGTCAGAAGGATAAAAATGTAGGTACGGGCAATTTGAAAATTGACATCTCAGAAGAGCTTGCCCGGCTTGCAGACCTGGAAACAAGATATGATTGTTCAAAACAGGAGGTTGAAAGAGTGGTTGTTAACTGTGAGGGTGATCTTGATAAGGCTGCAGAGTCCTTAAGAGAGATGAAGCAAAATCATCCATCTGCTCCACCAAAGTTAGAAGAACCTGGTGATCCCCTTATTACTAGCAATGGTAAGCAGTCAGGAGTTGTGAGTCCAAGGCTACAAACGAAACCTGTTCCCCCGCTGAATCAACCTAAAAAAGATGAAAAGGATTTTAACTATACAAAGGGAGCAGCTACATTAGGAGTACCGTCAGAATCCAATAACAGAAATATACAGCCTCTTAAGAGAATACAACCCAAGTCTGAATGGGCAAAGCCCCAACAAGCTACCACACCAGCTGCTGATAAAAGGTGGCCAGGTGCAGGATCTAATCCATCTGTTTCTTATTCATCGGAACCGCCTTTGCAAACTTCTCCCCCACTTTCCAAGACTGAAGCTCGTTATATGGCTGTTGGAGGTGATTTTAAGAACCTTCAGTCCAGTGCAGCTAGGGAACCAGTAATTGTGATGCAGCGGTCCCAAACTGTAAATGGAAAGCAGGTTCCAGCCACAAGCATGAGTTCCTCTCCCCCTGTGTCTGCTAGTTGGTATCCAAGCAATGGTGTAGAAGCTATGAGGTCTAATGGCTTTATATCTCACCCTCCAACCAGTAGAAGCCTTAGTCCAAACTTCCTCAATTCTAATCAAATGTATCACCAACTTCAGTATCATCCTCCACAACAGTTTGTTGCAGCCAGCAGTAATTCAGTAGATCCCCAGGCAACCAATCGAGGGAATAACATGTGGAATAGAGGAGGTCCATCATCATCGCTAGCTGTTGCTTCTTCGCTAGGCCTCTTTTCCGGACTAGGATCAGCAGCCACATCAGGGGCGTCTTCACCGGTAGACTGGAGCACTGGCGGGTCAATGCAGTTTGATTATACGTGCATAGACTGGTCGTTGGATAGAAATTTGACTTCACCAAGGTCGCATTCTTTGTGGCTAGGGCTCTCACCTTTTTCAAAGAGTAGTGCTAGTCATAGGTACGACTCTAATGCTTCTGGAGTGGTTGCTCAACAGGCAATGAGATCGGTACAATCAAAAGGAAGCATTGTTCCTATGCCGGGTTTTCATGAAGGCGGAGTAGCTTCTGGTGAATCATCGTCTGCTGGCCGAGAATGGAGTTCTCCTTTTGAAGGGAAAGATCTTTTTAGTTTACCCAGACAGTTTGTTTCTTCCCCTTCTCTGTAG
- the LOC107629054 gene encoding dr1-associated corepressor, which produces MRKKLDTRFPAARIKKIMQADEDVGKIAMAVPLLVSKALELFLQDLCNRTYDITLRRGAKTMTALHLKHCVQTFNVFDFLKDILNKVPDLGGSGATGDDRSIPKRRKVAEGDDNDSDEEQKRNKMLEARNTSGRGRGRGRGRGRGRGHRTADHDHEMILHVKFEDESDVLKQNGKHTHSSESPENVLEHEEVKPSLSVSRQAEACVRNIDLNMAPVDEDMDSFDTQAPVPVMDSSDTQAPVPVMDSSDTPTPVPTTSSAKQRVEEKHEEYPGWSFSDMEKMSIDTIQLANINGRIDEDDEDYDEET; this is translated from the exons ATGAGGAAGAAACTGGATACACGTTTCCCTGCT GCTAGGATTAAGAAAATCATGCAAGCTGATGAGGATGTAGGGAAGATTGCTATGGCTGTGCCTCTTCTAGTTT CTAAAGCATTAGAGCTATTCCTGCAAGATTTGTGTAATAGGACATATGATATAACTCTTAGGAGAGGGGCAAAGACCATGACTGCTTTGCATTT AAAGCATTGTGTCCAGACATTTAATGTGTTTGATTTTCTGAAAGATATTCTCAACAAGGTTCCTGATTTAGGTGGTTCTGGTGCGACGGGTGATGATCGTTCTATCCCTAAGAGGAG GAAAGTTGCGGAAGGTGATGATAATGACAGCGATGAGGAGCAAAAGAGAAATAAGATG CTAGAGGCCAGAAATACTAGTGGCAGAGGAAGGGGTAGGGGGAGAGGTAGAGGTCGTGGCCGAGGACATAGAACAGCAGATCATGATCATGAAATGATTTTGCATGTCAAGTTTGAAGATGAATCTGATGTATTGAAGCAAAATGGCAAGCACACACACAGCAGTGAAAGCCCGGAAAATGTGTTGGAACATGAAGAAGTTAAGCCGAGTTTGTCAGTTAGCAGGCAAGCCGAAGCGTGTGTAAGGAATATCGACTTAAATATGGCTCCAGTTGATGAAGATATGGATTCATTCGACACACAAGCTCCAGTCCCAGTAATGGATTCATCGGACACACAAGCTCCAGTCCCAGTAATGGATTCATCAGATACACCAACTCCTGTCCCGACTACCTCATCTGCGAAACAGAGAGTAGAAGAGAAGCACGAGGAATACCCTGGATGGTCCTTTTCGGACATGGAAAAAATGAGCATCGACACCATTCAGTTGGCGAACATAAACGGAAGGATAGATGAAGACGACGAAGATTATGACGAAGAAACATAG